The Periplaneta americana isolate PAMFEO1 chromosome 16, P.americana_PAMFEO1_priV1, whole genome shotgun sequence genome segment CGTAATTTACTGATTGATATTGGTTGATTTTCGCAGCAGATCCAGAAAAACGTTTCGGCGTAGGCTAACATTTAAATGCACTGTCTTTGTATTTCAGCAGTTATGCTTTATTTCTTTGCTACTCCTCAGTGTATGCAACAGTTCGTATAGTCACcagaaaagtaaaatctgtatatggtgtgtggataagcttcagggcttctaccgcgttgtcttggtgtaattggctgacgtttcgaccgctgtgttgtggccatcttcagagcagttgttggataaggaaatagtctgccagtacttatatatatagtagtctcgatgaggggaagtacttgctgtgataggtcgtagattctccttctggcatcgagactactatatatataagtactggcagactatttccttatccaacaactgctctgaagatggccacaacacagcggtcgaaacgtcagccaattacaccaagacaacgcggtagaagccctgaagcttatccacacaccatgtacaccagcagcggaagcctacgcgaacaaaatctgtatacttctgccatctgttgagatgttggaaaactatcTACTGCATTAGCCGCATAATGTaagacaaaatattattatatgctacatatctcatttttgaccaaaatgtcagttacaatgTTAGCGATGAAAACAAAAGTGGCAATAATGCAGCAATTggcattttctttttattatctaTGCGTAATGAATTCAATATACGACgtatttactttacttactggtttttaaggaacccggaggttcattgccgccctcacataagccggccagtggtccctatcctgagcaagattaatccagtctctaccatcatatcctacctccctcaaatccattttaatattatcttcccacctacgtctcggcctccccaaaggtctttttccctccggcctcccaactaacactctatatgacgTATTTAAATCATGAATTAAAGGGAATGTTTATTTTAACGCGAATTTTTGTTATATTCAATAAATTACACAATTTTACCGTGTTTTaggtcaattttttttattaaaatacttcATATTATTTAATGGGCTCGTAAAGTTAACTTGACTGCAAACGTATTTGAAGATTACATGGAAGAGCCAAACACATCTGTAGTGGAAGCGAAGAATGTTTTTCTCAATACacggaaaagaagaaaaaaacaggTACCTTACTTTCCTCAAAGATAAGTATGAAGGCCAAAATTATGACAAAGTGACTTTGTGCCCCATGCCAATGTGCACTAAATGGAATTTCAATGCTaatcagttatttatttgttctcgCATATAAATGATGTGGAATTCTTCCGATTCCAAGATGACAACTATGCTGGAGTCAAATTTTTCCAGAGAGCCATCCTAGAAGATAATATGCAGATAATTAAATTGCAATCGATGTTCATTTCTGTAACTTTAATTATAATATCGGACACCTGtgtataaatattgtaatattctcCTATTAATGTAGACCTAATCAAATGAAATGCGATATCTTATTTCCTGTatcaaatttttatgtaatttggtTGAAATATCGTAGTTATGATATCACAATCCATATCGCCCCCGCCTCACATCTACTGCATTGTTagcctggttggctcagttgctatagcgctgaccttctatgtccGCGATTACGGGTTCGATCtggagccaggtcgatggcatttaaatgtgcttagatgcgacaggctcatgtcagtatatttgctgacatgtagaagaactcctgtgggacaaaattccggcacaccagcgacgctgatataacctcggcaggtgtgagcgtcgttaaataaaacataacacttaacatttctactgtatttttatgCATATATGTGCAAAGCTCTCATCCACAACCAGTCTTCCAAGGTAGTAAGAGAAATTCTGTTTCATGTaggaaattttaataattatttcaagagaTATTGTTACCACTGTCGAAGACCAAACGAGTCAGTGTAGCCAATAGAGCGATGTTCCCGCTAGatctagtgtattttttttcgCAACTATATTCTAGCCCGGTTCAGAATCTGTCTTCAACCTTTAAACTTTAAAAGATTAAATGAACAAGTTTGTATTATTGAGATAGTGGTTAGCTAGTTTACTTTTAACAGCACAGCGGCAAAACAGATCAATTTAGGATTTTTTTGTACTATTTTATGGCCGGTTTTCAGTAATTGAGTTGGGAATACTAGTACTGATAAACATATGAGTGCTTTGGCGGTGGTTGCAATTTCgtctttatttttttcaaaagtatGTAAATTAagatagtgtttttgtttcacttcaaattttgtcgagatttttgtttgtataaatTGCTTTGGGTGACAGTATACTGTGACGCATTATAGAGTGAAAACATGGACCCGTCGGTAGTAGAATTTCTTGCAGAAGATCAAATGGTGAACATTGTTCCGAGTTTTAGTTGCGATAGAGTGTTTCTAATTTGTGGGGAAGTAGGTCCTTTCCGAGCAGGTCTTCCTGTAAAAGTACCCATCTGGTTGGCACTGAATCTTCGACAAAGACAAAAATGTCGCGTATTGCCTCCTGATTGGATGAATGTAGAACAGTTGTTACAAGCAAAGGAAGAGGAGTCACAATCCAGGTATGAAAGTTCCAGCAATATATTCAGATATAACCTATTTAGGCATATTAGATTCGTAGGAGAAACTGCACGTACATAATTTCTCGGGAAAATCTGTAAGAACATCGTAGAAGCTATGTGTGAGTGTCGAATGCACGTTTCATTATGGTGGGCTTGGAAGGGAGGGTACACAGTAGACAGAGAGCAGGTGTCGTGCggcgagagtggggataacttctaCAGGcgatctgttctttcagatttagccAATTTCCTTGTTTTACGAAGAATTTGGGGAAAAATTAGCACTGAGTTTGTTCCTATGATTTCGGAAGGAAAAATCTGCCTTTACACTACCTTATAACTGACATCAGAAAAAAATCACTAGCCTCTGCCCAGCggatatgcaaggcataacaaaagtttaaCTAACCTAGTCTGCCAtaaattcgtatatgcaaggcaagattgaatttacacaagtaaggccaatttcaacagtgttcataaatgagatattaagcatacaaaggaataatttattacagttaaaaagtgttcataactgtaataaattattcctttgtatgcttaatatgcaaggcaaagttatgttggtattacaGAGGAGCCAACTGAAGGTGTAGAAGCGGAGTACGAGGAACAAACTCGGCGCTAGTTTAACCGAACTTAATACTGATACGTAAGCATTTCTTCCCTCTTACAGGACTAGATTTGGTATTTCATTACTCTACAATTGTTAGTCATTGTATTTAGTGTAGCCTACTGAATGTTGACTGATTGCACCTGTGATCTCAGACAGTTATTGAATATTTAGTTATTGACTAGTTTTCTTGCTAGTTACAGGACTTTCCTTTTTTTAGATTCTTCAACAAAATGCCAAGCGAACACTACATGGTGGAAGGCCGTTTGTTGCTTGGAATTGCAGCAGAAGATATTCCACAGGCAGATGAAATCCGAACAATTCTAAAGGTCTTTCACTAGttattatgttacattatatGATGTGACTTGGTTGTTTACTTTAAAAGCTGCAAAAAAtcaaaaatattgatattagaaTTCGGTGCATAACAAGATAcagattaataatttcaaattcagATTGGAGGAATTTTTATGAGTAATTTCATGGGGTACACAGAGTCTAACAAGTTTATGCAAGTAACTCCGAATTTCacgacattattaatatgatggtGGTATTTTTTTCAgtgcataaaaatataatacataagaaTGTATGTGCCATTGTTTCTTAAACGTTTCACAGATTTATGCTTCTTTTATTTTGCAGGATATCTGGGATATACGAATGTCAAAACTTAGATCTTCAATAGATGCTTTTATTAAGACTGGCGGCACACATGCAAAGCTTGATCACTTGACAGATATGGAGATAAACAGCATAAGACCTCTTTTGCCTCATGCTCTAGATGAGATGTTTAGTCTGCAGAGAGTTGTAAGATCCCACATATTTCTTTATATAAGTAACATTTTTCTGTCTAGAAATAATAGCAGTGCACTTTTATTGCATTACTTTATTATATCAACTTGAAGTAGGCTTACCTATAAATTCTTAATCATCCTCACTTAAGAACTTCATATTAAGCCAGACTAAGACATTTGCGTTCTCCTAATTCCTTTTCGCCTTTTTAACCGAAATAAACCTTTTGTAAGGGTGATTTACAAAGAAAGGTCCTAGTTATATATGACATAGgcataattatttattgtatcaGGAGTTTTGGATTTCTTGGAATTCATTTAAACTTTTCAAATGTTACACTCTCCTTTCAattgtccttccatcttagaatataaacgtcgattcagtattcgcaggagaatctttgccgatatcaggctgatagtcctgaactcgttacatttcctggcattatttattattattattattttttttttttttgggattgGAAGTAATACGTCTCCATAAAATCTTTAGGCCATTCGCCTTTTTCATATATTCGTCGTacaatgatagaatttgcttGTTGTCTTCACTCAAACCTTGTGGCGGACAGACTCgggttttcatggtttccctcagtcacaaagacaaatgccggattggaaatttacatatcatgatTCATAATTGCCTgtgtcaccaatatcataaacattaatcaaaatttaaaatcagttacatgaacacaatcatctataacacacgacaacagaaacaggaattcaacaatagtaaaaacagcCTAATTACGAATTTACTGTCATAACTGTTAGTAAAACATAAACAGTTTTACGCATCAGGATATGTGAACTTACAATAGGTATTGCTTTAAGATTTCTGGAGTGTCAGATTTGAGAAATCTTGTTTTGAGTAGTATTTTTTGTCAGGAACTTCTTAACTAAAtcagtttctttttatttccagACATCTCAACCCTTGCATGAAGAAACAGAAGAATTTTCTCAAGAAACGCAATAAGTACTGTTacttaaaaaagtattattttttgtactttttttcttGTACTGCTAGAATTGAAGAATGTGAAGTTTCATGACATTTTTTGTAACAAATCAATACCTTAGCATGGTCCATAATATGTATGACTATTGTACAAACAACCAATATAATACTGactttgtgtatttatttttcaaGACAGATCTGATTATAAATGGTATCTAATGCAAGTTTATATTATGGTAAATTAATGAAAACTCTCAACAACGTGATACTTAAGAACATGCCATTGAAAGCAgtctaatatttttcataattttcatcagTGTAGTATTGTTTTCACCATTGTGTCCCCTGTGCAACAGTCAAGAAGAGATGAATGAGAGCCACTTGAAGACCTGCAATGCACTATCTGCAGAAGACACTGTAGCTCAGAAGTATTGGAGAGCACGtacgctaatggcttcattgctagatGCAAGGCATTGAAACAACAACAGCATATTGTTTTCATGGAATATATTATTCATACTTACATCATTCATGCAAAGTTCCAATCCGATCGAAAAAACATATGAATTACAAATGAGAGgcagaattcattcattcataattttctgcacaAGTGcagtctttcgctgcaaacccagcattctctaatcttccctGTTTTCTACCTGCGTCTTTTAGAGACAGGAAAAACAGTGTATTTCTTGCAtagtattttgttttgtaattgaaTTGTGGTGACAGACATGTAACAGTTTTAAGAATGTTTAAGTTTATCTTATTTGTATGTGTTTACATTTGTTACGTTAttcgtattttattgtgttccacTACTATAACTACAGATTATTTGAATGTGTACGACAGACGAGTTACCCTTGTGACGCAGTTATAAGCAGATCATGAACATAAACTGAACACATTCATTAGAATCACTTGCTGAGATTCCTATGCCATTGCATTACATATCAAGATGTTTCTATTGTGTAACTGTACTTGTTATACCTTCATCATCTCTTTGTCGATGTAATATCTGGACAATGGACGTAAATACAACACCAGGCCAGCAGAGTCAGAAGCAGTCTAATTATGGTCAattgatattttataaaaatactaaggggatattaaaaaaataataagagagTATTCGTAAAAATGTGAATGTTACCAGTGACAAACAGAAAATACTGTAGATTGGAATTAAAAGAATCTCAAGATCTTTGGACTTAAGTTATTGAATATCTTGTTTCAGGCATATGAAGGAAGGCACGTAACATAGTCCATGTCTGAAGTAGAGAATTAGTTGTCAGAGATAAATTTTATAATGGAAAAAGTATTTACTATTCTACACTCGAATTTGCTGAGTTGACATTCTCTTTACTAGGAATAGAAACAAAGTGGCAGTCCAGAATGTGAAAGCAATGCTGAGACCGATATTGTATCTTGAAAACTAGAGGTACAAACACGCTTCGTATTTCGAAAATATGGGATTCAGTTCACAAAGCCAGCGATATTAATGGAGTTTCCCATGCCCACctctttttcttttactttgcCACATTCTTATGTCAAGTAATATACTTTTCACTATGAATTGAGGTACTTCATCGCAATGTGAAGTATCAGAAATGTTTCGGTTTTATTTCATATGGTACATTTGTTTCGGTATGTGTATTTTGTCACGTTTAAGTTGATTTTGGTTTTAGCTAACTTCAGTAGCCTGTCATGCCAAAGATAAATCTTCCTTTAGTACAGGAGATCTACTAAAAACTAAATGAAGCATTTTTCTTAATGTGGAGGTAAAAAGTGTGCCATATTTATTTCTGATGAGAAAACTGATTTCCCTCTaatgctttttatttttactcttaaTAAAGGGGAGCATCAGCATGTAGGAaattataagtatggacacttaGCGTCAGTACCTTTGCTGTAGcatgactgatttcaatgactttCAAACCAGCTAgagcataaaattatatattataatcccTATTTGCTGGGAGCACACTTAGCCAGTTGTGATACTATTTTACAGATGTCTTGGAAGTTGAGATGACAACGAAatgatgaaacaacattttatggGAGAAATAAAAGTGTGTTAAGTAAATTGATACTACAAAATACGGTATATAGCAAGACGTGGATCTCATTTATGGTAGTGTCTAACAGATGAAGATATTACATGAGGGAATATAAgaaatattcagaaaaaaaaaattgactttctTAATATAAGTAGAGCTATAATGCAGGAAAGAAAATGAATGTAATtacttttatatatttcttccgcttattgaaaataattgtcTTTGCATCGCAGCCCACAAAGTTTCTTTTGAGGGGGGCTCTGAGAGGTTTTGCTAGTTGTGGATTCTGGGTAAtaacagtatagtatataatctAATTATGTACTGAGGCTTATTATACAAATCTTCCTAAACTTAAAGTTTTGGATAGGTCATAAGAATGTAGATCTCACAAAAGACGAGTATACAATAATCAAGTAAACATTTTTCGTTatatattaagaaattaaaattgctaaattttcttttgtaatcGTTTAACTCGCGCTGAACTTCAATCACAATAGCTATTTTGGCAACACTGGCGTTTTATCTGTTTTTGTGACCGACTTCGAatattaccaacattaactaGTGGCTGATTGGCTGTCACTGTTGGTGTTGTTCTCGTGAAATTAACATTTCTATTGTAaatatctgtaataataataattattattaaggatGCCGTTACCACATTACTAAACAAAAGTGACAATATTGATCTTTGTAATGTTTTGTTAGTCCGAGGAGAAAGATAGAGAACTACAGTACAAACGGGACTAAGAAAAAATAGCAAATATGTCAAGACAAGGCACGAGATTAGATTCAAAGAAAGTTGTAAGTATTCTTGCTATTTTGTAGGTTATTAACGTCGAAAACTAGTTCTTATGAATGATATGTCAAAGTAAATTTATGGTAGAACACTCCGTTATGGTCTTGTCACTAGAATGTAGGTTACGTAAATAATGGTCTTTCATAAAGATGCATGTAGTAAAAAGTTTACATAGTACTGTGGATAATTTCTAGTGCAATTTAACACGGGTAATCAGATCCTGTATTATATTGACTGTACATAACCTACATGGCTAGGCCTGTTTTTAATATGATTCTAAAATGTAAGTCTGAATTTTACGTAAAACTTGAGTATAACCTTACATTTCAAGTGTGAATGAAATTTCAATGGATAGCCTAATATTGACACCTTCTGCCCCCAAAAAACTAGCCGTCAGGTAGTTGCCTTCGTAGGCCTACTCCGCTTATACacgttgcatatacgaatctgtgacaggttggaTTTGGTTAGTTtgggcttttgttatgccttgcatatacgatcaactgcatctccacaaaaaatcccttataaattcaagaTTTTTACTAACGAAATCAGCGACAgtatctcagcgctagtttcactaAAAATCCcatataaattcaacgattttcgctttcgaaatcaccggaactacttcagcgctagtttcaccatatatgtaataatataacCCTAACACGACTACCCTACTGCTAATAAACAATATCTATTAATGCGAGATGGTCAGGCTGATCCCTGGGGGAAGTGAATGTATGATGGAGCAATGTCGGAATGAATTGCCAGGAGAAACAGAAAATTTGCCCTAGAATATCTTTACAGATTTCACTGGGACAGCCAGGGATTGAATTTCGGTTGCCTCAGTGAAAGGCTGGCCATTGGTCATCTAAGCCATGGCTCCAGCCATTATTTCATGCATTTAATGACATGCACAGGGCGcacttccgaacaggggcagcagtatttcctctaaggttagagctcagtttaggtgtgtgtgtattaatcgaaaattaggggctagaaaatattgagaataggacgcatgtttatatgacattttttttttcgataaataCACAGACACCTAAATTGGGCTCTAACCTTAAGAGAAttgccgctgcccctgttcggaagctcGACCGGCgagaaagggaaaaagaaagacAATTGCTAGGTAGGTCTACATTTTTGTTACCAAACTATGAGATTGCAAACAAATTATATGAAGCTTGATTATTCAATGGTATATACTCTTTGTTTCTATTCTCCCTTCagaatacagtaattattttagtCACCTAATTTAATCTTCATACTAATTCTAGAGTGTAACATTCAGCGTCTGTTTGTGTGTTTGAAAGCTTTCTACAGTGCTGATTATGTTGATACTGTGGTACTTACTCATCTTTTGATATAGAATTATCATTTGTTTAAACTAGAAAAGTCTTGGCATCTACCAGTCATACATAATTACATGGAAAGtagtaaatgttgtaactaaataACCACCAAATCGTGTTTCAGAATTCAGAGTTATTTACTCTGACATATGGTGCACTAGTTTCCCAGCTTTTGAAAGATTACGAAAATGTTGATGATGTTAACAAGCAACTTGAAAGAATGGGTTATAACATCGGCATTAGATTAATTGAAGACTTCTTAGCACGAACCAGTTCTGGGCGATGTTATGATTTCAGAGACACAGCAGACAAAATTCAGGTGAGAATAACCACATTAATAgactatatatattaattattattcatatcaatCAAAGGAGAAataagtattttgataaaaaaaatgtaatgattatacagggtgttcaaaaCATGTGGGAAAGCTCTGGGTAATTTATAGAGGACctgaaaaacaagtaaaaaagtttatataaaaacatgtggtaaatttcgcttagttttttagttacagtCGCTGTTTTGGTGTACATAATATCTATGATGATAAAGTTTAATTTACAACTTACAATACTTTTTTTCTTATACAGAAatttctaaacataaaatttactctgttacacgttaaaagtgttaaaattgttaaaaaggtatttaccttcgacagacggcccgtttcgaggCTTttgagtggttcaagagacactgaagacgacgacaaatagcgtcgaaacgggccgtctgtcgaaggtaaatacctttttaacaattttaacacttttaacgtgtgacagagtaaattttatgtttttaacaaagtgttaacgagaactttaatcaatgagaaATTTCTACTTCTACCGAAAGTGCTCAAAATGGCCACCATGAGCTCTAATACAGACTTCTGAGTGCCACATCATCGATTGTCTTACTCTCTCTCATATTCCAGGCGTCTGCCATATTTGCTGACATTTTTCAAGTCGCTGGCAAAGAATTTCCATGTTATGAATAGAtctgaaatatgttgttgttgttgttgttgttttctaatgcaaggcgtttgacaataaagtcatttgacctcttgcactccaatatttttcaaagatattatcatgactagccactgaagcacagattttgaggtgttccgaatccatttcttggtttgagttgcacaatgggcagttaggggactgatatattccaattctatgcaggtgtttggccaaacaatcatggcctgttgccaatctaaatgcagctacagacgattttcgtggtaaatcgggaattaactgtcgATTTTGAttcagagagttccattttttcccttgggattgagttatcaaattttgtttgttgaagtctaagtatgtagatttaataaatcccttcacagagtaatacgtagatttagtaacaggtctgtaagtagcagtgctgcccttctttgctaaagcatccgcattctcgtttcccaggatcccacagtgggatggtatccattggaatacaattcttttattgagtgatattaattgagagagcattttagttatttctgctgtttgagatgaaggtgtgtgtttagagacgattgatagaatagctgctttggagtctgacaatataactgcatacaatatatacaatatgtCTGAAATATACAATGGCCTTTAAATGACCCCATAAGTAGAAATCCAATGAATTGAAATTGGGAGAACAAGCAGGCTAGGATGTCGGTCTCTCACAACCTATTTATTTCTTAGGCACTTGCTGATTTAAAATTGCTGTAGCAGCAGGAGCAAAATTAGGCCCCATCATGTATGAACAACATGCACTGAATTAAGTTTAGTGGAACTTCTTCCAACAAAACATTTAATCATTTGTTAAAAATTCGCAGTATGATACAGCTGTCAATGTTCCAGGTAAAATGAAAGGACCGATTACAACACAATGATTGTGACTAAAAACTAAGCGAAATTGACCATATGTTTGTATGAACTTTTTTGCTTGTTTTCAAGGCCTCTGTCAATTCTCTCAGAGTTTTCCCACATGTTTTGATGCACCTTGTATAGGAACTTGAATTATTATTGGTAAtcttttacataattcatttgtACCTAAATTCTCAAATGTGGAACTCAACATTTTAGAAGTGACAGGGATTCTAACCTGACCAGATTTAATCATTTTATCAACTATTGGTAATGTCAAAATAATTGTACATATTTGTTGTGTTTCCAGATGGGATTTCGATTATTTCTTGGTGTCACTCCTTCAATTACAAACTGGAGCCCAGCAGGTGATGAGTTTTCCCTGCAGTTTGAAAGCAACCCTCTCACAGAATTTGTGGAGCTTCCTGACCACTGTCTGAACTTGAAGTATGCAAACGTCTTGACAGGAGTCATAAGAGGAGCATGTGAAATGGTATCAGcattaaattatttcttgaaatagaattaatatttgcttgttttcgTGTCACATTAATCGACTGTAAGAATCTATATGTGTGTGATACACTTTACTGACTCTATTTCCTTGGCAATAGAACCACACTTATTTCTTTCAGCATGCTGTGTTTGTATTCCCTGTTGCAATAAATATGACAGTTTGTAGCTTTGTAATAAAGATcagtaatttttaagtaaaagtgATTATAGTTCATGTGCATCATTAATAATTAGATGAATTGATTTCACCTCCTTTCCTcctttaaggggatgcgctactgaattttctaatttctacattttaagagataatgtattgaaattttaacagcatattatgatcatgattatgaattaatcaagaaaatttcaatgatctaagtcaagaaataactcttctaaaaataaaatttgaaaataacacgtttattttggaaaccgttttttggaatctaaaacaagagttttctatgttttttatagtgcatattatagctgaaacacaggttgtggtaatggagcattggaatttagcatatgaagagtaaaataaaaaaaaaaaaaaacatgacatttcttcaaaaacggtcatttttcagtagcgcatccccttaatgtAGTAATAGGTTACGCCCATCTTTTGGTTTTTCTCCTTCAGAAATTGTTCTGTGTTCCTTCAGTGGAACTGCAACACATGGAATGAGAAAGTGACCTATTGGTCTGCAGCTGATAGTTTCTAGGTTGCAGCCCCAAATCTTCTTACAAGGATGGTGTGCTCGTGTAccttttttattgttctttcccTTGTATCATCATCTTGTATTGACAAGTACAGGGTgaaccagccagggctagactccta includes the following:
- the Bet3 gene encoding trafficking protein particle complex subunit 3 produces the protein MSRQGTRLDSKKVNSELFTLTYGALVSQLLKDYENVDDVNKQLERMGYNIGIRLIEDFLARTSSGRCYDFRDTADKIQMGFRLFLGVTPSITNWSPAGDEFSLQFESNPLTEFVELPDHCLNLKYANVLTGVIRGACEMVQMEVTSWFVQDQLKGDNVTELRIKFIKRLEDAIPAGED
- the Psf2 gene encoding probable DNA replication complex GINS protein PSF2 is translated as MDPSVVEFLAEDQMVNIVPSFSCDRVFLICGEVGPFRAGLPVKVPIWLALNLRQRQKCRVLPPDWMNVEQLLQAKEEESQSRFFNKMPSEHYMVEGRLLLGIAAEDIPQADEIRTILKDIWDIRMSKLRSSIDAFIKTGGTHAKLDHLTDMEINSIRPLLPHALDEMFSLQRVTSQPLHEETEEFSQETQ